A stretch of the Papaver somniferum cultivar HN1 chromosome 6, ASM357369v1, whole genome shotgun sequence genome encodes the following:
- the LOC113291363 gene encoding protein FAR1-RELATED SEQUENCE 5-like — protein sequence MRERWKVWEENQTASPSKCRKGTGSKICGCPFKLRSTCIVSSKWNLVLKVGHHNHLHPVELVGHAFVGRLTKDEEKFVIYFHEHGVPPRQILVALKKGFKNNLSTVKTIDNCIQKHRESEGAGRTRMQLLHKYLDDAHYVTYNRRNPYTNEVTDIFWANPESTICAQYFPSVVIIDCTYKTNIRKMPLFHAVGMTSMRETFFIAFAFMSVELTQNYEWALQNLRSIYSPTNFPSVIVTDNEHALINGIGIVFPDT from the coding sequence ATGCGAGAAAGGTGGAAAGTATGGGAGGAAAATCAAACTGCGAGTCCTTCTAAATGTAGAAAAGGAACCGGGTCAAAAATATGTGGATGTCCATTTAAGTTGAGGTCGACTTGCATAGTCTCTTCCAAATGGAACTTGGTTCTCAAAGTTGGACACCATAACCATCTTCATCCAGTTGAACTTGTGGGTCATGCATTCGTTGGTAGATTAACTAAAGATGAAGAGAAATTTGTTATTTATTTCCATGAACACGGTGTGCCACCTAGACAGATTCTTGTTgctttaaaaaaaggatttaaaAACAATCTTTCGACTGTGAAGACCATCGATAATTGCATACAAAAGCATAGGGAAAGTGAAGGTGCTGGAAGGACCAGGATGCAACTACTTCACAAATATCTAGATGACGCCCATTATGTGACATATAATAGGCGAAATCCTTATACAAATGAAGTAACTGATATCTTTTGGGCTAATCCCGAGTCTACCATATGTGCTCAATATTTTCCATCGGTCGTCATTATTGATTGTACATATAAGACAAACATACGAAAAATGCCTTTATTTCATGCGGTGGGTATGACATCTATGAGAGAGACGTTCTTCATTGCTTTTGCATTCATGAGTGTCGAGCTAACACAAAATTACGAATGGGCTTTGCAGAATCTGAGATCAATTTACTCTCCAACAAACTTCCCTTCTGTTATTGTCACCGACAACGAACATGCATTGATCAATGGTATTGGTATTGTTTTCCCAGATACATGA